A genomic segment from Alteribacillus bidgolensis encodes:
- a CDS encoding endonuclease/exonuclease/phosphatase family protein — protein sequence MKGIVRSFFLWSFSILLMGSLFLFSTEAFASEKSSTKTDLTAMTFNLRYMNNFDPSPHTWEERRSTVRQVIRKEQPDIFGTQEAVYQQVKDVDNDLPNYDWIGLGREGGDKGEFMAVYYDETRFTPLEYDHYWLSDTPEVIGSTSWGNTIPRMVTWVKFLDTKTDKPLYFVNTHFDHISTEAREKSAELITEKIEEFDPDVPIIVTGDFNAGPNSEPHRILTEQGPFVDTWATAQTRINEHLGTFNGFDNPSGGGADNRIDWILSSEDVTTETTAIVDYQKNGQYPSDHYPVVADIDLP from the coding sequence GTGAAAGGAATAGTGAGATCTTTTTTTCTGTGGTCATTTTCCATTTTACTTATGGGAAGCTTATTTCTTTTTTCAACAGAGGCCTTTGCCTCAGAAAAATCTTCAACAAAGACAGACTTGACGGCAATGACGTTTAACTTGAGGTATATGAATAATTTTGATCCATCCCCGCATACATGGGAGGAGAGACGTTCTACGGTTCGTCAGGTTATTCGTAAAGAGCAGCCTGATATTTTTGGAACACAAGAAGCTGTATATCAACAAGTAAAAGACGTGGACAATGATTTACCTAATTATGATTGGATTGGTTTAGGTCGAGAGGGAGGGGATAAAGGAGAATTTATGGCTGTTTATTATGATGAAACCCGTTTTACTCCTTTAGAATATGACCATTATTGGTTATCAGATACTCCCGAAGTGATTGGGTCCACCTCATGGGGAAATACGATCCCGCGAATGGTCACTTGGGTTAAATTTCTCGATACCAAAACGGACAAGCCCCTCTATTTCGTAAACACCCATTTTGATCATATCTCCACAGAGGCTAGAGAGAAAAGTGCTGAGCTTATCACTGAAAAAATAGAAGAATTTGATCCCGACGTTCCAATTATTGTAACGGGTGATTTTAATGCAGGACCTAACAGCGAACCTCATCGTATTCTCACGGAACAGGGGCCTTTCGTTGATACTTGGGCTACTGCTCAAACAAGAATAAATGAACATCTGGGTACGTTCAATGGTTTTGACAATCCTTCCGGAGGAGGAGCGGATAATAGAATCGACTGGATTCTCTCCAGCGAGGATGTGACGACAGAGACAACTGCAATCGTAGACTACCAAAAAAATGGTCAATACCCTAGTGATCATTACCCTGTTGTTGCGGATATTGATCTTCCATAA
- a CDS encoding DUF3267 domain-containing protein codes for MPDKISIIINLEIVFLLVLLLLFHELLHLIFIPHFIKSEKTYAGLTLFGGFVITEEEISKARYIVITIAPFMIISIIFPLILSVFGLLTTTLKFLIILNAMASSVDMLNMFLIIKQVPKNATLKSNGPDTYWKNAQRNEEYKFNRSL; via the coding sequence ATGCCTGATAAAATATCAATAATTATTAACTTAGAAATAGTTTTTTTGCTAGTCTTACTTTTACTATTTCACGAATTACTTCATTTGATTTTCATTCCTCATTTTATTAAATCAGAAAAAACATATGCAGGACTTACTCTGTTCGGTGGTTTTGTAATAACGGAAGAAGAGATTTCAAAAGCAAGATATATAGTGATCACCATTGCTCCTTTTATGATTATTTCAATTATATTTCCACTAATATTAAGTGTATTTGGGCTTTTAACAACGACATTAAAATTTTTGATCATACTAAACGCAATGGCATCATCAGTTGATATGCTTAATATGTTTCTAATTATTAAACAAGTACCGAAAAATGCCACTCTAAAAAGTAATGGACCAGACACTTATTGGAAAAACGCACAAAGGAACGAAGAGTATAAGTTTAATAGAAGTCTTTAA
- a CDS encoding helix-turn-helix transcriptional regulator, with protein sequence MNDIASEVNLSPYYFLRVFKKSMGETPINYLIQLRLNEAKYLLHHTNLSIAEIAYKCGFNSESHFITTFFE encoded by the coding sequence TTGAATGATATTGCTTCAGAAGTTAACCTAAGCCCTTATTATTTTTTGCGTGTCTTTAAAAAATCTATGGGAGAAACACCGATTAACTACCTTATACAACTCCGACTGAATGAAGCCAAATATTTATTACATCATACAAATTTAAGCATTGCAGAGATTGCTTACAAATGTGGGTTTAATAGTGAATCACATTTTATAACCACTTTTTTTGAGTGA
- a CDS encoding SAM-dependent methyltransferase — protein sequence MSRVEQSTKLDLERIVFIGRTFEEYLDMFSLSKEELKGKKILDCPAGACSFTAIGNRLGLDVTACDITYYYSGENLKNKGLRDIEHAMELMEKAKNNYIWDYFKDIEGLRKLRLSALKECANDIMESSERYVPVTLPYLPFKDAEFDILLSGHFLFMYADRLDYKFHIETLNELLRVTKEEIRIFPLVALEGQRYEHLDKLIIYLVNNGCTVEEVKVPYEFQTNANSMLKIKKGKK from the coding sequence TTGAGCAGGGTTGAGCAGAGTACAAAGTTAGATTTAGAAAGAATCGTTTTTATTGGGAGAACCTTTGAAGAGTATTTAGACATGTTTTCTCTTTCGAAAGAAGAACTGAAAGGGAAAAAGATACTGGATTGTCCAGCAGGAGCATGTTCATTTACAGCAATAGGTAACAGATTAGGGTTAGACGTAACGGCATGCGATATTACTTATTATTATTCAGGAGAAAACCTTAAAAATAAAGGTTTGCGAGATATTGAACATGCGATGGAACTCATGGAAAAAGCAAAAAATAATTATATTTGGGATTATTTCAAAGATATCGAAGGTCTCAGAAAACTTCGTTTGAGTGCATTAAAAGAATGTGCTAATGACATTATGGAATCTAGCGAACGATATGTTCCTGTTACTTTACCTTATTTACCGTTTAAAGATGCAGAATTTGATATTCTTCTTTCTGGACATTTTCTATTTATGTACGCTGATCGATTAGATTATAAGTTTCATATAGAAACACTGAATGAGTTATTGAGAGTTACCAAAGAAGAAATTCGAATTTTCCCTTTAGTTGCTTTGGAAGGACAACGATATGAACATTTAGATAAATTAATAATTTATCTCGTGAACAATGGTTGTACAGTCGAAGAGGTTAAAGTTCCATATGAATTTCAGACAAATGCTAATTCAATGTTAAAAATAAAGAAGGGTAAAAAATAA
- a CDS encoding bifunctional transcriptional activator/DNA repair enzyme AdaA: MVIQGRFSFNEMVTIANSCDPSYDGVFFYAVKTTGIFCRPSCKSKNPNKENITFFQTPEDAKRAGFRPCKRCQPDTKNFDPKLAIINDTKAYIHSHYKEGLTLTKIALHIGISPYYLARLFKTHTSKTLHSYLQHIRVNKAVHLLKTTELSVTDICYEVGFQNSSSFYHAFRKKTKQTPQQYRRGFSHDL; the protein is encoded by the coding sequence ATGGTTATTCAGGGACGTTTTTCCTTCAATGAAATGGTTACAATCGCTAACAGTTGTGACCCTTCATATGACGGCGTGTTTTTCTATGCGGTGAAGACAACGGGAATATTTTGTCGCCCTTCCTGTAAGTCTAAAAACCCCAATAAGGAAAATATCACCTTTTTCCAAACACCAGAAGACGCAAAACGAGCAGGCTTTCGTCCATGCAAAAGATGCCAACCAGATACTAAGAACTTTGATCCAAAACTGGCGATTATTAATGATACAAAAGCATATATCCATAGCCATTATAAGGAAGGACTTACCTTGACAAAAATCGCGCTACACATTGGCATAAGTCCCTATTATTTAGCTCGACTTTTTAAAACGCATACGTCAAAAACGCTACATTCATATTTACAGCATATACGTGTCAACAAGGCCGTTCATCTTCTAAAAACGACTGAATTATCCGTTACTGATATTTGTTATGAAGTAGGATTTCAAAATTCCTCAAGCTTTTATCATGCTTTTCGAAAAAAAACGAAGCAGACACCTCAACAATATAGGAGAGGTTTTAGTCACGATCTATGA
- a CDS encoding APC family permease produces the protein MTNISIGLFQGIALYIATVLGSGVLFLSGVTASIAGPASILSWMIVIIISFPLAYSFACLAQEYPDAGGAATFVRISFGEHLGNIIGWLYFVTAAVGQTIVALTGSYYLGNAFGFSQTEIMVSALLMLFIAGATNYYGIRVSGKVALLLSGCLFFLLVITIFLSLPSVSLNQFTPFFPHGSGSIGSAITVIFWAFFGWEAICNLSNNFRNPDKNIVRSTIISAIIIGFLFLALSFITIGTGTYGNEESNLSPIAVIMNDTVGLNAQLITGMLAFIICTGTINAFVASLTQLGFSLSRDRAFPSYFSVLHPKIQISRRMVIFVVMFAGAGVCITEALSLTFNDILFIPTSLGILVYILSMAAGVKLFKNGTLPWLSSLIAFILCVLVLPFFQSHIIVPLIVISIYLIYMYIFHRRR, from the coding sequence ATGACCAATATATCAATTGGATTATTTCAAGGTATTGCTTTATATATTGCAACCGTATTAGGATCAGGCGTTCTTTTTTTATCTGGAGTTACGGCCTCCATAGCAGGACCTGCATCAATACTGTCCTGGATGATTGTTATTATTATTAGTTTTCCCCTTGCTTATTCGTTTGCTTGCTTGGCACAAGAATATCCCGACGCTGGAGGGGCTGCCACTTTTGTAAGAATTTCATTTGGGGAACATTTGGGAAACATTATTGGATGGCTTTATTTTGTTACAGCAGCAGTTGGGCAGACCATCGTTGCATTAACCGGATCCTATTATTTAGGAAATGCCTTTGGTTTTTCTCAGACGGAAATCATGGTTTCTGCTTTATTAATGTTGTTTATTGCAGGAGCCACTAATTATTATGGCATTCGAGTAAGTGGTAAAGTGGCTTTATTATTAAGTGGATGCTTATTTTTCCTATTAGTGATAACGATATTTTTGTCTCTTCCTAGTGTAAGTTTGAATCAATTCACCCCTTTTTTTCCTCATGGAAGTGGTTCAATCGGGTCTGCTATAACCGTCATTTTTTGGGCTTTTTTTGGTTGGGAGGCGATTTGTAACCTTTCAAACAATTTTAGAAACCCAGATAAAAATATTGTTAGAAGTACCATTATAAGCGCCATAATTATAGGGTTTCTTTTTCTAGCGCTTAGTTTTATAACCATTGGAACAGGGACATATGGTAATGAAGAGAGTAATTTATCGCCAATTGCTGTTATTATGAATGATACGGTTGGTTTAAACGCTCAATTAATTACTGGAATGCTTGCTTTTATCATTTGTACAGGAACAATAAACGCATTCGTTGCAAGTCTCACGCAGCTTGGTTTTTCACTAAGTAGAGATAGGGCATTCCCTTCTTATTTTTCTGTGTTACATCCAAAAATCCAAATATCAAGACGTATGGTTATATTTGTCGTTATGTTCGCAGGGGCGGGGGTTTGCATTACAGAAGCTTTGTCTCTTACATTTAATGATATTTTATTTATTCCAACATCCTTGGGAATTCTTGTTTATATTCTTTCGATGGCGGCAGGTGTTAAACTCTTTAAAAATGGAACATTACCGTGGTTGTCTTCTTTGATCGCCTTTATTTTATGTGTACTTGTACTTCCGTTTTTTCAGTCACACATCATTGTTCCATTGATCGTCATTTCTATTTATCTGATTTATATGTACATTTTTCATCGGAGACGTTAA
- a CDS encoding alpha/beta hydrolase, which translates to MKKLLFIHGAGIQDSHQDNSELITYLQEAFGKNNISNPKMPEPENPKYMRWKEQIEKELIRLDSEVILIGHSLGGSVLLKYLSEETYTPSIAGLFIIAAPYWGIDKNWQSGEFMLQENFHLKLPSTPQIIFYHSRNDEIVPLVHQTYYLEKLHDAAAHILNDGHWFNNGLPELVDDIKACRLDVRFEIFLAGERFKTIK; encoded by the coding sequence ATGAAAAAGCTATTATTCATTCATGGGGCAGGGATTCAAGATTCTCATCAAGATAATAGTGAGTTGATAACATATTTACAAGAGGCGTTTGGCAAGAACAATATTTCGAATCCAAAAATGCCAGAGCCGGAAAATCCCAAGTATATGAGATGGAAAGAGCAAATTGAAAAAGAACTTATAAGGTTGGACTCTGAGGTAATCCTTATTGGACACTCATTGGGCGGGTCAGTTTTATTAAAATATCTTTCTGAAGAAACTTACACACCGTCCATTGCTGGATTGTTTATTATTGCAGCGCCCTATTGGGGGATAGATAAAAATTGGCAGAGCGGAGAGTTTATGCTGCAAGAAAATTTTCATTTGAAACTCCCTTCCACACCTCAAATTATTTTCTATCATAGCCGGAACGATGAAATAGTACCCTTAGTACATCAAACATATTACTTAGAAAAGCTTCATGATGCAGCGGCCCATATTCTCAATGATGGGCATTGGTTCAACAATGGTTTGCCTGAGTTAGTGGATGATATAAAAGCTTGTAGGTTAGATGTACGTTTTGAAATCTTTTTAGCTGGGGAAAGGTTTAAAACAATTAAGTGA